One Pseudoalteromonas sp. NC201 DNA segment encodes these proteins:
- a CDS encoding pyridoxal phosphate-dependent aminotransferase yields the protein MENLSNLANALDYSDIIHLEFYVQEQLAKGKEICDLIIGDFDTQQFPMPDYLTAQIQQAYENKHNDYPPLEGVLSLRDEVAKQTKKRFNVSYNPDTEMLISGGARPLLYSAMLATVSAEDKVIYPVPSWNNMFYTTMCGGKHVPIETSEANQFLPTAEQLQAHISDARLITLCSPQNPNGSMFSKQQLSEICDMVVAENARRRAINAKPLYVIYDQVYWMLTMQEVEHYHPASLCPDIKPYLIVVDAGTKAFAATGIRVGWATGPHEVIAKMQVIQEHIGAMAPTAEQLATAVLFQNEAYLQSYLAGFKEKILTSMAVLHQGVQDMKGAGIAIDSFIPNAGIYMTLKIDAINMETPDGNVLENADQVSRYLIDSAGLALVPFASFGCRSKASQLWYRAAVCTISPSEIEAALPRLQTALLALTESKLLLEA from the coding sequence ATGGAAAACCTATCAAATTTAGCCAATGCACTTGATTACTCGGACATTATTCACCTTGAGTTTTACGTGCAGGAGCAGCTTGCAAAGGGGAAAGAAATTTGTGATTTGATCATTGGAGATTTTGACACGCAACAATTTCCGATGCCCGACTACCTTACCGCACAGATCCAGCAAGCCTACGAGAACAAGCATAACGATTATCCCCCGCTTGAGGGGGTGTTATCACTTCGCGATGAGGTAGCAAAACAAACTAAAAAGCGCTTTAACGTCAGCTACAACCCAGATACGGAGATGCTGATCTCTGGCGGTGCAAGACCTTTGCTGTATTCTGCGATGCTCGCCACAGTGAGCGCAGAAGACAAGGTGATCTACCCTGTGCCTTCTTGGAATAACATGTTTTACACCACCATGTGTGGTGGCAAGCACGTGCCAATTGAAACCAGCGAAGCAAATCAGTTTTTACCTACAGCGGAACAGCTTCAAGCGCATATATCTGATGCGCGCCTTATCACCTTATGCTCACCACAAAACCCTAATGGCTCCATGTTTTCAAAGCAACAGCTCAGTGAAATCTGCGACATGGTTGTGGCAGAAAACGCGCGCCGCAGAGCGATAAACGCCAAACCACTCTACGTTATCTACGACCAAGTGTACTGGATGCTGACAATGCAAGAGGTTGAGCATTATCATCCGGCGTCGCTTTGCCCAGATATCAAGCCTTACTTAATTGTGGTTGATGCTGGCACCAAAGCTTTTGCCGCAACAGGCATTCGAGTTGGGTGGGCGACAGGCCCACACGAAGTGATAGCAAAAATGCAGGTGATCCAAGAACATATAGGTGCAATGGCTCCAACGGCAGAGCAACTTGCCACCGCGGTGTTATTTCAAAATGAAGCCTATCTACAAAGCTATTTAGCCGGCTTTAAAGAAAAAATACTAACCTCAATGGCGGTACTGCATCAGGGTGTTCAGGATATGAAAGGCGCAGGCATAGCAATCGATTCATTTATACCAAATGCCGGCATTTATATGACCTTGAAGATCGACGCCATCAATATGGAAACCCCCGATGGAAACGTACTCGAAAATGCAGATCAAGTCAGTCGGTATTTAATTGATAGCGCAGGATTAGCACTGGTGCCATTTGCCAGTTTCGGCTGTCGTTCTAAAGCGTCACAGCTTTGGTATCGCGCTGCCGTTTGTACGATTTCACCGAGTGAAATTGAAGCGGCGCTGCCAAGGTTACAAACTGCACTGCTCGCACTAACCGAGTCAAAACTATTACTCGAAGCTTAG
- the cueR gene encoding Cu(I)-responsive transcriptional regulator yields MEKLITIGEAAQRTGLSAKMIRHYEASGLLKCSKRSEAGYRLYDSQQLQLLGVIKQARKLGFPIAQIQSLLDLLQNPDRTSREVKSIAQHHLNEIEHKINELQQMRETLKQLSDNCSGDENANCPILDGLCQNSLK; encoded by the coding sequence ATGGAAAAACTGATCACAATCGGCGAAGCCGCGCAGCGTACTGGGCTCTCGGCAAAGATGATCCGCCATTATGAAGCAAGCGGGTTACTAAAGTGCAGCAAACGAAGTGAAGCGGGTTACCGGCTGTACGACTCGCAACAATTACAATTGCTAGGTGTGATAAAGCAAGCACGAAAATTGGGGTTTCCTATTGCGCAGATCCAATCTTTACTCGATTTATTACAAAACCCAGACCGTACTAGCCGTGAAGTCAAATCGATAGCGCAGCATCATTTGAATGAGATTGAGCATAAAATCAATGAACTTCAGCAAATGCGCGAGACCTTGAAACAGCTGTCGGACAACTGTAGTGGTGACGAAAATGCAAACTGTCCAATTTTAGATGGGCTTTGCCAAAATAGCCTAAAGTAG